One Bacteroidia bacterium genomic window carries:
- a CDS encoding XkdF-like putative serine protease domain-containing protein — MKTKKKVKQLTNTTVTHVSLVQNPANEESFLMLKSKGEHTISLVVKQEDMAFTDLDEKQIVYGIVYSPDKLDADGEFMSAEDIEKAAHEFLSTFRNIDGEHDFVSNLGVPVESYVLQKDTEIAGRMVKQGSWVLAIKATDEAWQKVKSGEFTGFSLAGKTTRREVNVDVDENGNIVKYGALKSVANSILEALGFVQKDFNDEVYNDENNNVGWYLDLLYYALNDALYKNDTPEAKKNEMITSIYQFISKINSMDFIIKHKKKEDEMSKETAKQEEQQDSKQDKLQAAVANLMDKLGELEKRMDVIDETEKRIQDLEKFSVESSKVIKASANRIDELEDVAMKSEQTVEKAAPKKKEFNLLLGGYDNE; from the coding sequence GTGAAAACAAAAAAGAAGGTAAAGCAACTCACAAATACAACGGTAACTCATGTTTCACTTGTACAAAACCCTGCGAACGAGGAAAGCTTTTTAATGCTTAAATCCAAAGGGGAACATACCATATCCCTTGTCGTCAAGCAAGAAGATATGGCGTTTACAGACTTGGATGAAAAGCAAATTGTTTATGGAATTGTGTATTCGCCTGACAAGCTGGATGCGGATGGTGAGTTTATGAGTGCAGAAGATATTGAAAAAGCTGCTCATGAATTCTTGTCAACATTCAGAAATATTGATGGCGAACATGATTTTGTCAGCAATTTAGGCGTGCCCGTTGAAAGCTATGTCTTGCAGAAAGACACTGAAATAGCTGGCAGGATGGTAAAACAAGGCTCTTGGGTGCTTGCAATTAAAGCAACCGACGAAGCATGGCAGAAGGTTAAATCTGGTGAGTTTACTGGCTTTTCATTAGCTGGCAAGACAACCAGACGGGAAGTCAATGTTGATGTTGACGAGAATGGTAATATCGTAAAATATGGTGCATTAAAATCTGTAGCAAATAGCATTTTAGAAGCGTTGGGCTTTGTACAAAAGGATTTTAATGATGAGGTTTATAACGACGAAAACAATAATGTTGGCTGGTATTTAGATTTATTATACTATGCTTTAAACGATGCTTTATACAAGAATGATACTCCTGAAGCAAAGAAGAATGAAATGATAACCTCAATATACCAGTTTATATCCAAAATAAACAGCATGGATTTCATTATAAAACACAAGAAGAAAGAGGATGAAATGTCAAAAGAAACAGCAAAACAAGAAGAGCAGCAAGACAGCAAGCAAGATAAATTGCAAGCTGCGGTTGCGAACTTAATGGACAAGCTTGGCGAGCTTGAAAAAAGAATGGACGTCATTGATGAAACAGAAAAAAGAATTCAAGACTTAGAAAAGTTTTCTGTTGAATCGTCAAAGGTTATAAAGGCTTCCGCTAATCGAATTGATGAGCTGGAAGATGTGGCAATGAAATCAGAGCAAACGGTGGAAAAAGCAGCACCAAAGAAAAAAGAATTCAATTTACTTTTAGGAGGATATGATAATGAGTAA
- a CDS encoding phage portal protein, protein MTIFYIQLYLVLGGMMNEIIFAIDTNNKVEEVKKSVNYFASETIMPVDGVGVVPPPYSMNYLSRLFDFNSTHKFCIELKTNLVCGLGYETKRGTPKKIKDFLKRPNNIAQDTFIRLCKKLRIDYEIFGRYALEIVKLNGKLSFYHVPAKDVYVKQKKNSIYVDKYLLQTGMGSMIEYEPYAYQNKPGRYLYVHDHYNPVSRFYGVPNYVSSIKAIVGNDTITNYILNFFSNNARPDYFIVVTGTTLTEEQKNEIRRNLSHAKGVENAHKAVTLTLGSTEARVEIKEISKIVDENFRNTKLDNRDEIAQIHGVPPKILGIASAGSLGSGNEAIGALKILVECIINAEKKEFEHSLNSILSTEFNHNEEDIISFNELSLINEKDLAIVHKTYLDMGVISINEARRDCGRLELSGKEYDKIVRIPKSDDNLAINPDDMTNLDPTKDITQTNV, encoded by the coding sequence TTGACAATATTTTATATTCAACTATATTTGGTATTAGGAGGCATGATGAATGAAATAATATTTGCAATAGACACTAACAACAAGGTAGAAGAGGTAAAAAAGTCAGTTAACTACTTTGCGTCAGAAACAATTATGCCTGTCGACGGGGTTGGCGTGGTGCCTCCACCATACAGCATGAATTACTTAAGCAGGCTTTTTGACTTTAATTCTACACACAAGTTTTGCATTGAATTAAAAACAAACCTTGTATGCGGGCTGGGGTATGAAACAAAAAGAGGAACCCCAAAAAAGATTAAAGACTTTCTAAAAAGACCAAATAACATTGCACAAGACACTTTCATTCGCCTTTGTAAAAAATTAAGAATTGATTATGAGATTTTTGGCAGGTATGCACTTGAAATAGTTAAGCTAAATGGCAAGCTTAGCTTTTACCATGTGCCAGCAAAAGATGTTTATGTAAAGCAAAAGAAAAACAGCATATATGTTGACAAGTATTTATTGCAAACTGGCATGGGTAGCATGATTGAATACGAGCCTTACGCATATCAAAACAAGCCAGGAAGGTATCTGTATGTCCATGACCACTACAACCCTGTCTCACGGTTTTATGGCGTGCCAAACTATGTTTCAAGCATAAAAGCAATTGTTGGAAATGATACAATAACTAACTACATTCTGAACTTTTTCTCAAACAATGCAAGACCTGATTACTTTATAGTTGTAACGGGTACAACCCTGACAGAAGAGCAGAAAAATGAGATAAGAAGAAACTTGTCGCATGCAAAAGGGGTTGAAAATGCACACAAAGCAGTAACACTGACACTTGGCAGCACGGAAGCAAGGGTAGAAATAAAGGAAATTTCAAAGATTGTTGATGAAAACTTTAGGAATACAAAGCTTGATAATCGTGATGAGATTGCACAGATACACGGCGTGCCACCAAAGATACTTGGTATCGCATCGGCTGGCAGTCTTGGCTCGGGTAACGAAGCAATAGGTGCGTTGAAAATCCTTGTAGAATGTATAATCAATGCAGAAAAGAAAGAATTTGAGCATAGTTTAAATAGCATTCTGTCGACAGAGTTTAATCATAACGAAGAAGATATAATATCTTTCAACGAGCTTAGCTTGATAAATGAAAAAGATTTAGCAATTGTCCATAAAACCTACCTGGATATGGGCGTAATATCAATAAATGAGGCAAGGCGGGACTGCGGAAGGTTGGAATTAAGTGGCAAAGAATATGATAAAATTGTCAGAATTCCTAAGTCAGATGATAACTTGGCAATCAATCCTGATGACATGACCAACCTGGACCCAACTAAAGATATTACACAAACAAATGTGTAA
- a CDS encoding Eco57I restriction-modification methylase domain-containing protein, with translation MIKSKERIKEFGEVFTPAWLVSDMCDLVNNEIINEDTSILEPCCGNGNFLIEILRRRLSKPNKTTDYIRKSIQSLKGIDILPDNVQEAKNRLLSEIVHYLDGYKRGFIVEMLEIMESNIVCGDYLKDNLFTGVSFDLIITNPPYQEMDGGFGASARPVYQHFINKAIVDNSRFIVMVIPARWYTGGKGLNDFRKQMINDTCIKELHDYCDFKECFDNIELRGGVCYFLRDNEYAGKCNIVSHSQGKIVSEASRYLKYKNFNFFIRYNRGISILDKVLKNGFSPFSDIVYNRNAFNMRTNFKDFYAQPFLNSVKLYARKQVGYIDRNNIKKNPDLIDKWKVFITNAYGGGSNLYHQIINKPFVGKPGSVCTETFLYIGSFASQQEADNVVSYMKTKFFRFMIFLIKNTQDGSRKYFQLAPLQDFSKQWTDDMLYKKYGLNADEIAFIEARIKPME, from the coding sequence ATGATAAAAAGTAAAGAAAGAATAAAAGAATTTGGAGAAGTGTTTACGCCAGCATGGTTGGTTTCTGACATGTGTGACTTAGTAAATAATGAAATAATCAATGAGGATACAAGCATTCTTGAGCCATGCTGTGGCAACGGTAACTTTCTTATAGAGATACTTAGAAGAAGATTAAGCAAGCCAAATAAAACAACTGATTATATAAGAAAAAGCATTCAGAGTTTAAAAGGTATTGACATTTTACCTGATAACGTGCAGGAAGCTAAGAATAGATTGTTGTCAGAAATAGTACATTATTTAGATGGATATAAGCGTGGTTTCATTGTTGAAATGTTAGAAATAATGGAAAGCAATATTGTCTGTGGTGATTACCTAAAGGATAACTTGTTTACTGGTGTTTCTTTTGACTTAATCATAACAAACCCACCTTACCAAGAAATGGATGGTGGTTTTGGTGCTTCTGCAAGACCAGTGTATCAGCATTTTATAAATAAAGCAATTGTTGACAATAGTAGATTTATTGTAATGGTAATTCCTGCCAGGTGGTACACTGGTGGTAAAGGATTAAATGATTTTAGAAAACAAATGATAAATGATACTTGTATAAAAGAGTTGCATGACTATTGCGACTTTAAAGAATGCTTTGATAATATTGAGCTGCGTGGTGGCGTGTGCTATTTTTTAAGAGATAATGAATACGCTGGCAAGTGTAATATTGTCTCTCATTCTCAAGGAAAGATTGTTTCAGAAGCAAGCAGGTATTTAAAGTACAAAAACTTTAATTTTTTCATTCGTTACAATCGTGGCATAAGCATTCTTGATAAAGTTTTAAAGAATGGTTTTAGTCCTTTTTCTGACATAGTTTATAATAGGAATGCTTTTAACATGAGAACCAACTTTAAAGACTTTTATGCACAGCCGTTTTTAAACAGTGTTAAACTGTATGCAAGAAAGCAGGTTGGATATATTGATAGAAATAATATTAAAAAAAATCCTGATTTAATAGACAAGTGGAAAGTGTTTATAACGAATGCTTATGGTGGTGGCAGCAACTTGTATCACCAAATAATAAATAAACCATTTGTTGGAAAGCCAGGTTCAGTCTGTACAGAAACATTTTTATACATAGGCAGTTTTGCAAGCCAGCAAGAAGCAGATAATGTTGTTTCATATATGAAAACAAAGTTTTTTAGATTTATGATATTTTTAATTAAAAATACGCAAGACGGGTCAAGAAAATACTTCCAGCTTGCACCGCTACAAGACTTTAGCAAGCAATGGACGGATGACATGTTATACAAGAAATATGGTTTGAATGCTGATGAAATAGCGTTTATCGAAGCCAGGATTAAGCCAATGGAGTAA
- a CDS encoding Eco57I restriction-modification methylase domain-containing protein: MIKSKERVRDFGEVFTPAWLVSDMCDLVDREIRNTFTKILEPCCGNGNFLVEILKRRLSIHGLSVQHIKESLQTLYGIDIQEDSVYKTKKRMRAEVVRVLNGASDEFLIEMLDIIDKNIVYADFLQDDTFAGIQFDLIITNPPYQKNVVKKDGNKGRANAAYPEFFDRAIEYSKKKVVFLIPSRWMTKSVNGVPKIWLDKMIAARNYKVLHDYRDSRECFTGVNIAGGVCYFLWDREYEDKCEYFYHVNKKVYKREGFLDEYNINATIRDVRAYGIIDKIIDKEGMYFKDNSFYDIVSSKSCFMHNKNIFESSWKDYNLEKTDEFQYKYYVTKQTHGVPYGFVSREQIAKNFKLVKANKLYIHAVYGGSINGKIINKPFLGEPNSLCSRSFIMIGCTPDKYDYTKEQLLNIKSYVETKFFKFLIKLLKHTQNGNRRVYRMVPMQDFDTDWTDSMLYKKYGLTDSEIEFINNEVKN, from the coding sequence ATGATAAAAAGTAAAGAAAGAGTGCGTGATTTTGGCGAGGTTTTTACCCCTGCTTGGCTTGTGTCCGATATGTGCGACCTGGTTGACCGTGAAATTCGTAATACATTTACAAAGATTTTGGAACCATGCTGCGGGAATGGCAATTTTCTTGTTGAAATACTTAAAAGGCGATTAAGCATACATGGCTTGTCGGTGCAGCATATCAAAGAAAGCTTGCAGACCTTGTATGGTATTGATATACAAGAAGACAGTGTTTACAAGACTAAGAAAAGAATGCGTGCTGAGGTGGTGCGTGTTTTAAACGGTGCAAGCGATGAGTTTTTAATAGAAATGCTTGATATAATAGATAAAAACATTGTCTATGCTGACTTTTTACAAGATGACACGTTTGCAGGAATACAGTTTGACTTGATTATTACAAATCCACCTTATCAGAAGAATGTTGTAAAAAAGGATGGTAATAAAGGCAGGGCTAATGCAGCTTATCCTGAATTTTTTGATAGAGCAATAGAATATAGCAAAAAAAAAGTAGTTTTTCTAATACCCTCAAGATGGATGACTAAATCAGTAAATGGAGTGCCAAAAATATGGCTTGATAAAATGATTGCAGCAAGGAATTATAAAGTGTTACACGATTACCGTGATAGTAGGGAATGCTTTACTGGGGTTAATATTGCTGGTGGCGTTTGTTATTTTCTTTGGGATAGAGAATATGAAGACAAATGTGAATACTTTTATCATGTAAATAAGAAAGTTTACAAAAGGGAGGGTTTTCTTGATGAATATAACATAAATGCTACAATAAGAGATGTTAGGGCTTATGGAATTATAGACAAGATAATTGATAAAGAAGGAATGTATTTCAAAGACAATAGTTTTTATGATATAGTTTCTTCCAAGTCTTGCTTTATGCACAATAAAAATATCTTTGAATCAAGCTGGAAGGATTACAATCTTGAAAAAACAGATGAGTTTCAGTATAAGTATTATGTTACAAAGCAGACACACGGTGTTCCTTATGGTTTTGTTTCAAGAGAGCAAATAGCAAAGAATTTTAAACTGGTAAAAGCTAACAAGTTATACATACATGCTGTTTATGGTGGGTCAATTAATGGCAAGATAATAAATAAACCCTTCTTAGGTGAACCAAATAGCTTATGTTCAAGGTCTTTTATCATGATAGGTTGTACACCTGATAAATATGATTATACCAAAGAGCAATTGTTGAACATTAAAAGCTATGTAGAAACAAAGTTTTTTAAATTTTTAATAAAGCTTTTAAAGCATACACAAAATGGCAATAGGCGTGTCTACAGAATGGTTCCGATGCAAGATTTTGATACTGACTGGACAGATAGCATGCTTTATAAAAAGTATGGTTTAACAGACAGTGAAATAGAGTTTATAAATAACGAGGTCAAGAATTGA